Genomic segment of Desulfallas thermosapovorans DSM 6562:
CCATGTGTGGGACGATGTAAAAACCACCGTGCGTTGATATTAGCGGCATTTGCCCCTTTTTGAATATATACCCTTTATGCTAAATATTATACTCGGGTTTTGGTCATACGTCAATAATGAAGTTTTAAAAACCTTTTCCCTTTGTGTGGTGTTTCCGCAGTCTGGCAGTCAAAACTTGTGGTGACAAAATGGGCCGGCAACACCCCACCAGTCAATACTTGCGTCTTGCATTTCGTAAAACACCATAATAGAACTCCTTAATTGCTAATTTTGAAAATGCCCTCAGTTATATGCCGAAGAGGATTCACTATATGCATTAATTGGTACTTGGGTTATAATTAACCTAAATTAGTACCGGGACAGCCTTGCCAGGACGCTATTAATTTATTTAGGGGCATGTCCGGCTGTCTATGGAACGACAAAACATACCGGTGCAGTGGCGGAAGTGATCGCTATTATTTGTTGACTCAATGACATTTGATAAGCGTTATATTAACCCGCCATAAAAAAGGAGGTTAAACCCGTTGCAAAGGAAAGGAATAATCTGCATATGGTTAATTGGCATGCTGCTGCTTATCACCCTTGTGTCCGGTTGTAGCGGCACTTCCGGGGCAGCGGAGCAAAATCATGCCGAGGGAGACACTGAAAATCCGGCGGTTGCTGGTTTTGCCAGTTATAACGAGGTGCCTGTGGACTGCTCCCCGGCCCTGAAGCCTTATCAGGTGGAACCGGGACTTGGTAATGTAACCAACAAGGACATGTTTCAATTTTCGCCGGAAGCGGAGCGTTTACTGGTGAAAAACGGGTTTGTGGTAGTGCCCAATGAACACCAGCGGGAATTTTTCATGCTTTATGAAATCAACCGTTATGACCCGGTGCCCAGTTTTATTACCACCGACTCAATGCTGCACAATTATCACTTGTTCTTCAGCCACCTGCTGCGGGTAATTGAAAAGGAAAAACTGGCCCCGGAATTAAAAGAGTTAACCGCGGCCATGCTCACCGTATCCCAAAAGCAGTATGCCGCCCTTAAAGGCAGTGACTGGGAAAATGCCGCCAAAAGAAACGCTGGCTTTTTCGCCGTGGCCGCAAAGCTTCTGGACCCGCAAGTGAATATCCCACCTCAGGTGAAACAGGTGGTGGCGGAGGAATTGCAGCTTATTAATAATAGCGAGGGTATTTACGTTTCCCCTCTGATGAATATGGGACAGGCCCTTGATATTACGGACACCCCGCAGGAGGATTATTCCCAGTACATTCCCCGGGGCCACTATACCACTGACGGGCTGCTGCAGTCCTATTTCAAGGCCATGATGTGGTACGGGAGAATGACTTTCCGGCTCAACAGTGAGGATGAAACAAAATCAGCCGTTTTAATGACCCTGGCCCTGGGTGAAGGGGATAACGGGCAAAAGTGGGATAAAATATACCAGCCCACCAGCTTCTTTGTGGGCCGGGCCGATGACCTGTCCTACCTGCAATACCGGGAACTACTGGACAAAATCTATGGCCCCAAAGCGGGACTTGGGGAACTGGCCTCCGGCGGTGATAAATGGGCCACCTTCATGCAAGCGGCGGCAGAACTGGAACCTCCGGCTATAAACTCCATCCCTATCTTTGATGAGGATATACAACCCGATCGCGAAAGCGCAATCAAAGGCTTTAGGTTTATGGGGCAGCGGTACACCCTGGATGCCGACGTTTTCCAGCGGCTGGTTTACCGCGCGGTAAAAGAAAACAGCCAGGGCGAGCGCAGAATGCTGCCCAGGGGCCTGGACATCCCGGCAGCCATGGGCTCTGACGAAGCTTACGCTATATTGGAGGCTGAGGGTGAAACAAATTACGCAGGCTACCGGGATAACATGAATAAAATGCGGCAATATATCACCGGCCTGGACAAAAATATCTGGACGCAAAACCTGTACTGGGGATGGCTTTATACCCTGGAGCCCCTGCTGCGGGAAAGGGAAGAGGGTTACCCGGCCTTTATGCGCAACCAGGCCTGGACCAGGAAAGATTTGAACAGCTATCTGGCCAGCTGGACCGAGCTCAAGCATGATACCATCCTTTATGCCAAACAGGTTTACGCCGAAATGGGCGGCGGTATGGAGGGTGTGGATGACCGGGGTTATGTGGAGCCAAACCCGCACCTTTATGCCCGCCTGGCCGCCCTGGTGAACATGACCCGGGAGGGGCTGTCGGCGCGGGATCTTCTGGGCCAAAGGGATTGGGACAGCCTGGACCGGCTGGAGCAGCTGGCCCTGGCTTTAAAAACGATATCCGAAAAGGAACTCTCCAATCAACCGCTGACTGGTGAAGAATATGATTTAATCCGCTCCTACGGCGGGCAGTTGGAACATTTCTGGCTGGAGGCCCTCAGGGATATAGGGGTGGACCACCGCTCCGCCATTGCCGAAAATCCCGCGGCACTGGTAGCCGATGTGGCCACCGATCCTAATGGCCGGGTGCTGCAGGAGGCCACAGGAAACATCTTTGAAATTTACGCCGTGGTACCCGTTGATGGTACCTTGAGAATTGCCAAGGGCGGTGTTTATTCCCACTATGAGTTTACCTGGCCGCTTCAGGACCGTTTAACCGATAAAAAATGGCATGCCATACTGGATGCCGGACAAGCACCCCCCCTGGCCGGGTGGACCGAAACCTTTATTGCCCCGTGAAATTCACCCGGTTAATGCCGGCCCTTCTGCTGGCGGTGGGGCTGCTGTACTGCTCCTGGGCCTGTGCCCCGGAGCAGTACGGCGGCGGCAAGCATTTCCATGACCTGGCGGCCTTTAAAAAATATCGCATGCAGCTACCGGAAAAACATGATGCCCTGTGCCTGGTGGCGGTGGGAGATATCATGCTCTCCCGGTACGTGGCTCAAAAAATAAACGAGCACGGCGACCCGGGCTATTCCTTCGCCGGGGTGCAGTGGTTCTTGCAAGGCGGGGATGTTGTTTTCGGTAACCTGGAAGGCCCGGTAACCCCGGGACGAGAAATAAAGGTCCCCGAGATGGTGTTAAGGGCCGACCCCCGGGTGGCCCCGGCCCTTAAAGAGGCCGGTTTTGATATCCTGTCCCTGGCCAACAACCATGTGCCCGATTTTGGCGGGCAGGGAATACTGGACACCATGCACTACCTGGACGGTGCCGCCATCCTCCACACCGGTGCCGGCAAAAATGACCGGGAAGCTTATGCCCCCCGGTATATGGAAGTAAAGGGTGTAAAGCTGGCTTTTTTGGCCTTTAATGACCCGGCGGTTGTACCGGACTCCTACGGGGCAGGCGATGGCCCCGGCACCGCCCTCCTGGAGCCTGAAAAGATGACCGCCGCCATCAACGAGGCGGCGGCCAATGCTGATTTCACGGTGGTTTCCCTGCATGCCGGCACCGAATACGCCGCCGAACCGGATGCCACCCAGGTCCGGTTTGCCCGGCTGGCCATAGACGCCGGGGCGGATCTGGTGCTGGGCAGTCATCCCCACGTGGTACAAAGGGTGGAGCGTTACCGGGGGAAATACATCCTTTATAGCCTGGGCAACTTTGTTTTTGACCAGCTGTGGTCCCGGGACACCCGGGAAAGTGTTGCCGCCGGGATTTGGATCAGGGAAAACAATGTGGAGAAGATGGAGTTTCTCCCGGTTTATATCACCGGCGATGCGCGCCCCGTGACTATAAGCGGGCCGGAGGGACAAAGGATAATGGAGAAACTGGAACTTGATCTGAACAGGCAAAGGATACCGGCCTGGGACAGTGAAAAAGGGATATTC
This window contains:
- a CDS encoding CapA family protein, translated to MPALLLAVGLLYCSWACAPEQYGGGKHFHDLAAFKKYRMQLPEKHDALCLVAVGDIMLSRYVAQKINEHGDPGYSFAGVQWFLQGGDVVFGNLEGPVTPGREIKVPEMVLRADPRVAPALKEAGFDILSLANNHVPDFGGQGILDTMHYLDGAAILHTGAGKNDREAYAPRYMEVKGVKLAFLAFNDPAVVPDSYGAGDGPGTALLEPEKMTAAINEAAANADFTVVSLHAGTEYAAEPDATQVRFARLAIDAGADLVLGSHPHVVQRVERYRGKYILYSLGNFVFDQLWSRDTRESVAAGIWIRENNVEKMEFLPVYITGDARPVTISGPEGQRIMEKLELDLNRQRIPAWDSEKGIFTTVEQYVFQAEKSPPEYRLLQSQYFDLDGDGCKEGVYLKNGRITVREASRTIWQSPGDWWVDYFFLGDVNNDGITELNLLVWKEGSFGPHKPFWLEEEDAGVKNHLFIFKLEQGSIKPVWQSSNLDYPNHRASLVDFDNDGEKELLVIEGSYTDPARRETTLWKWNGWGFSHVSCKEN
- a CDS encoding DUF3160 domain-containing protein produces the protein MQRKGIICIWLIGMLLLITLVSGCSGTSGAAEQNHAEGDTENPAVAGFASYNEVPVDCSPALKPYQVEPGLGNVTNKDMFQFSPEAERLLVKNGFVVVPNEHQREFFMLYEINRYDPVPSFITTDSMLHNYHLFFSHLLRVIEKEKLAPELKELTAAMLTVSQKQYAALKGSDWENAAKRNAGFFAVAAKLLDPQVNIPPQVKQVVAEELQLINNSEGIYVSPLMNMGQALDITDTPQEDYSQYIPRGHYTTDGLLQSYFKAMMWYGRMTFRLNSEDETKSAVLMTLALGEGDNGQKWDKIYQPTSFFVGRADDLSYLQYRELLDKIYGPKAGLGELASGGDKWATFMQAAAELEPPAINSIPIFDEDIQPDRESAIKGFRFMGQRYTLDADVFQRLVYRAVKENSQGERRMLPRGLDIPAAMGSDEAYAILEAEGETNYAGYRDNMNKMRQYITGLDKNIWTQNLYWGWLYTLEPLLREREEGYPAFMRNQAWTRKDLNSYLASWTELKHDTILYAKQVYAEMGGGMEGVDDRGYVEPNPHLYARLAALVNMTREGLSARDLLGQRDWDSLDRLEQLALALKTISEKELSNQPLTGEEYDLIRSYGGQLEHFWLEALRDIGVDHRSAIAENPAALVADVATDPNGRVLQEATGNIFEIYAVVPVDGTLRIAKGGVYSHYEFTWPLQDRLTDKKWHAILDAGQAPPLAGWTETFIAP